Proteins co-encoded in one Arachis hypogaea cultivar Tifrunner chromosome 11, arahy.Tifrunner.gnm2.J5K5, whole genome shotgun sequence genomic window:
- the LOC112724025 gene encoding uncharacterized protein, whose amino-acid sequence MCAINSENRKKQQWRHKMGPINFARVRVDLREKKENKEEPNQAEMFVATRNGLKGKTLDVETQAVIDKLDDLQEAGETPTNPFQKVFGKENLGRVRCFGRTVTKASLKKNKEIDEIKKQSEEKVTALKTELDDHKQRLQGLEDIVKLMLQQTSPGMNVDEALSLLRSKQSSANSAQDPNLVSRHSPPSTHIPNHD is encoded by the exons ATGTGTGCTATAAATTCTGAAAATCGCAAGAAGCAACAATGGAGGCATAAAATGGGACCAATCAATTTTGCAAGAGTGCGTGTTGATTTG CGTGAGAAAAAAGAGAACAAAGAGGAACCAAATCAAGCTGAAATGTTTGTTGCAACTCGGAATGGACTAAAAGGGAAAACACTTGATGTAGAAACACAGGCTGTTATT GATAAACTTGATGATCTCCAAGAAGCTGGAGAAACTCCTACTAATccatttcaaaaagtttttggtAAAGAGAATCTAGGAAGAGTTCGATGTTTTGGAAGAACTGTTACAAAAGCTTCtcttaagaaaaataaagaaatagatgaaataaaaaaacaaagtgAAGAGAAGGTAACAGCTTTAAAAACTGAATTAGATGACCATAAGCAACGACTGCAAGGATTGGAAGATATTGTGAAACTTATGCTGCAACAAACTTCTCCTGGTATGAATGTTGATGAAGCGCTTTCTCTCTTGCGATCTAAGCAATCGTCTGCAAATAGTGCACAAGATCCAAATTTAGTTTCTCGGCATTCTCCTCCATCGACTCATATTCCAAATCATGATTAG